The region GTGTATATTAGATGTGATAAAAGTGACAAATAACCCTGCGGATGAGCTGCTAGCTGTGCTCAACAGCAATAGAACTGCACACAAAGGATCATCTCTCTATAGTAATCCAGGCCTAGCCTGCATCGCTCTGCAGTATATAAAAGCATACCAAGGAGATTGTGGTGCCGTCGGAGGATCAGATGCCAAAAAACCTGCAGAATCTGAATTCGCTGAAACCTTTGCTCCGGCTTGTGGCGTAACAGTCTCAACTCTGACTCCAATCACTGGTCGCTTACTTGCCTGTCAGTCCAAATATGTTGATCCAGCTGAAGCATTCTCCGGAATTCTAATGAAAAACAGCAGGAGCTTAGAAATTTTGTATGATAAGAATCACACAGAAGTGGGAGCTGCAGTTTCCGGAAGTGATGGCGGGTCTCCGTTCTTTTGGTGCGTATTGTTTAGCAACGGTAAGCGTAATAATAGCTTTGCATTAGAGGACGGTGAGGCTAAGGTCACAAGACCAGGGTGCTTTAGTGGCGCTAATGATGAATGTAGTGGCGCTAGTGATTGGTCTCGGCCAGTTGGTCTTTGGCCCTATATCTCTGCTGCTTTATTTGCAGCGGTATACGCTTTTGGTTTATAGTTTTAGTTTATtgctgatttgattttaaaCTATTCTCCACTtgatttttggcttaatttcttaaaaaacccccaccttgcatttttttttcgtttataccctgaccttgtaaaaacatcatttgtacccaattttgagtttttatgtttcatctctacccaaaagcattaaattgtactcttttcatttgaaaaaaagtttaaaacaatccttcatttttaacttatatacgaattagatattaatgttattaatagtacaaaaatacaatctttttcaaaaaattaaaaataataataattttttttagtttttttaaaaaatatttcgatttttttttaattttttcaacttttttaaaaatatttccgacaaaaaaattaaaaataataataattttttttagtttttttaaaaaatatttcgaattttttttaattttttcaacttttttaaaaatatttccgacaaaaaaattaaaaataataataattttttttagtttttttaaaaaatatttcgaattttttttaatttttttaacttttttaaaaatatttccgacaaaaaaaaattaaaataataattttttttaaattttttagtattttatcaaattaaaaaaattaattaattatttggatgtatttgattattttttaagtttaaggatttatttgtatattttaaaatagaaaaaagtatgttttaaactcttttccaaatgaaaaaagtacaatttaatgcttttgggtagagatgaaacataaaaacccaaaattgggtacaaatggtgtttttacaaggtcctataaacgaagaaaaagtgcaaggtgggggttttttaaggaattaagccctTGATTTTTTTAGGCCATTTTGTTTACTTTTATCAGTTGC is a window of Mercurialis annua linkage group LG2, ddMerAnnu1.2, whole genome shotgun sequence DNA encoding:
- the LOC126666809 gene encoding uncharacterized protein LOC126666809, which codes for MAALFLLLSLLFFSASADTHNVIKVTNNPADELLAVLNSNRTAHKGSSLYSNPGLACIALQYIKAYQGDCGAVGGSDAKKPAESEFAETFAPACGVTVSTLTPITGRLLACQSKYVDPAEAFSGILMKNSRSLEILYDKNHTEVGAAVSGSDGGSPFFWCVLFSNGKRNNSFALEDGEAKVTRPGCFSGANDECSGASDWSRPVGLWPYISAALFAAVYAFGL